A single Ctenopharyngodon idella isolate HZGC_01 chromosome 22, HZGC01, whole genome shotgun sequence DNA region contains:
- the hm13 gene encoding minor histocompatibility antigen H13 has product MADVEQTTSVPDGSSNGSDAVNGTAGRFVSSAEGTALAYGSLLLMALLPIFFGALRSVGCSKSKSPSDMPETITSRDAARFPIIASCTLFGLYLFFKIFSQEYINLLLSMYFFVLGILALSHTMSPFMYRVFPANLPNKQYQLLFTQGSGDSKEEIVNYEFDTKDLICLCISSVVGVWYVLKKHWVANNLFGLAFALNGVELLHLNNVSTGCILLGGLFVYDVFWVFGTNVMVTVAKSFEAPIKLVFPQDLLEKGLDASNFAMLGLGDIVIPGIFIALLLRFDVSLKKNTRTYFYTSFLAYIFGLGLTIFVMHTFKHAQPALLYLVPACVGFPVLVALLKGELTEMFRYEESSPEEASSKEEVTESAKDK; this is encoded by the exons ATGGCTGATGTGGAGCAGACCACATCGGTGCCGGATGGATCCAGTAACGGTTCGGACGCGGTGAACGGGACCGCGGGTCGGTTCGTGTCCAGCGCCGAGGGCACAGCTCTGGCGTACGGCAGCTTGCTGCTCATGGCCCTGCTGCCCATCTTCTTCGGAGCGCTGCGGTCGGTGGGCTGCTCCAAAAGCAAG aGTCCCTCAGATATGCCTGAGACCATCACGAGCAGAGACGCCGCTCGCTTCCCTATCATCGCCAGTTGCACTCTCTTCGGACTGTATCTCTTCTTCAAG ATTTTCTCTCAAGAGTACATTAATCTGCTGCTCTCCATGTATTTCTTCGTGCTGGGAATATTAGCGTTGTCTCACACAATGAG TCCCTTCATGTACAGAGTTTTCCCTGCTAACCTGCCAAATAAGCAGTACCAGCTGCTGTTCACCCAGGGCTCAGGAGACAGCAAAGAGG AGATCGTCAACTACGAGTTTGACACGAAGGATCTGATCTGCCTGTGCATCAGCAGTGTGGTCGGCGTCTGGTACGTCCTGAAGAAG CACTGGGTTGCCAATAACCTGTTCGGTCTGGCTTTCGCCCTGAACGGAGTCGAGCTGCTCCACCTCAATAATGTCAGCACTGGCTGCATCCTGCTGGGAGGACTGTTCGTCTACGACGTGTTCTGG GTTTTTGGCACCAACGTCATGGTGACAGTTGCCAAGTCTTTCGAAGCCCCAATTAAGT TGGTTTTCCCACAAGATTTGCTGGAAAAAGGTTTGGATGCCAGCAACTTTGCCATGCTAGGACTGGGGGACATCGTCATTCCGG GAATCTTCATCGCTTTGCTCCTGCGTTTTGACGTCAG TTTGAAGAAGAACACACGAACTTACTTCTACACCAGCTTCCTGGCTTACATCTTCGGCCTGGGTCTTACCATATTCGTCATGCACACCTTTAAACATGCtcag CCTGCTTTGCTGTACCTGGTCCCTGCTTGTGTTGGATTCCCAGTGCTGGTGGCTCTGTTGAAGGGAGAACTGACCGAGATGTTCAG GTACGAAGAGTCTTCACCGGAGGAGGCGTCATCGAAAGAGGAAGTAACAGAATCTGCTAAAGACAAATAA